In a single window of the Luteibacter rhizovicinus DSM 16549 genome:
- a CDS encoding peptidoglycan-binding domain-containing protein encodes MAGIDTHDVNSLAGATYFVVGRGTEGGPSSYHLSITGVTSGTSDPNWGHANRIIADSGYSLGTIQVDLGKRGTWALGATDGAALKPGETTYVDGIIDQSSKYAKDHGLTYTGDTAKLRSDLLTHGNGEHGRTTLHFIDADTRNSINAWAGSQDGQKWVHTNIDYPQIKNATQSAMDTLDKYGKNIPEDHRLETVAILAKTENQIPSQMKKFEKVLQDGGDYNAVLAKANEIKETYSYYDGPKAAALAEQYKNAYKDPEKAAALDRAHTKVGNANFDPSKAGDDADIKAALKAIGQGGRAHAPASHGSLKDGSHGEKVTALQTDLAKLGITDAHGRALRPDGDFGPGTKAAVEKFQREHGLTADGVAGPKTLEAVQKAAHPPQVAHPTQAGPAAPVSHPNVGSLADPGHPGNGIYKQALDGVKIIDAKMGRPSDHMSENLAGSLAVAARKEDLSRVNHVEISDDGKRAYAMQGETSSPFKRVAEVDVAQSVAKPLEQSSAEYARMDQQQAEKPVVSQPVQTQQPQAPQQSHGP; translated from the coding sequence ATGGCTGGTATCGATACGCACGATGTGAACTCGCTCGCAGGCGCCACGTATTTCGTGGTCGGACGCGGCACCGAAGGTGGCCCGTCTTCCTACCACCTGTCCATCACCGGCGTCACGTCCGGCACGTCCGATCCCAACTGGGGTCACGCCAACAGGATCATCGCGGACAGCGGCTATTCGCTGGGCACCATCCAGGTCGACCTCGGCAAGCGCGGCACCTGGGCGCTCGGCGCCACCGACGGCGCCGCGCTTAAGCCCGGCGAGACCACCTACGTCGACGGCATCATCGACCAGTCCTCGAAATACGCAAAGGACCATGGCCTCACCTACACCGGTGACACGGCCAAGCTGCGCAGCGACCTGCTGACGCACGGCAACGGCGAGCACGGCCGCACCACGCTGCACTTCATCGATGCGGACACGCGCAACAGCATCAATGCGTGGGCAGGTTCGCAGGACGGCCAGAAGTGGGTCCATACGAACATCGACTACCCGCAAATCAAGAATGCGACGCAGTCGGCGATGGACACGCTCGACAAGTACGGCAAGAACATCCCGGAAGATCATCGCCTGGAGACCGTCGCCATCCTTGCCAAGACGGAGAACCAGATTCCGTCACAGATGAAGAAGTTCGAGAAAGTCCTGCAGGATGGCGGTGACTACAACGCCGTGCTCGCCAAGGCCAACGAGATCAAGGAAACCTACTCGTACTACGACGGCCCGAAAGCCGCCGCTCTGGCCGAGCAGTACAAGAACGCTTACAAGGATCCGGAGAAGGCCGCCGCCCTCGATCGCGCGCACACCAAGGTCGGTAACGCCAACTTCGATCCGTCCAAGGCCGGCGACGATGCCGACATCAAGGCAGCGCTCAAGGCGATCGGCCAGGGTGGCCGTGCGCATGCGCCAGCCAGCCACGGCTCGCTGAAGGATGGTTCGCACGGCGAGAAGGTGACGGCCTTGCAGACCGATCTCGCAAAGCTCGGCATCACGGATGCTCACGGCCGCGCGTTGCGTCCGGATGGCGACTTTGGTCCGGGCACCAAGGCTGCGGTGGAGAAATTCCAGCGCGAGCACGGGCTGACCGCCGATGGCGTGGCCGGGCCAAAAACGCTCGAGGCCGTGCAGAAGGCGGCGCATCCGCCGCAGGTCGCTCATCCGACGCAAGCAGGTCCTGCGGCGCCAGTCAGCCATCCGAACGTCGGCAGCCTCGCCGATCCCGGCCACCCGGGCAATGGGATTTATAAGCAGGCGCTCGACGGCGTAAAGATCATCGATGCCAAGATGGGTCGCCCGTCCGACCACATGTCGGAGAACCTCGCAGGGTCGTTGGCCGTCGCGGCGAGGAAAGAGGACCTCTCGCGGGTGAACCACGTCGAGATCAGCGACGACGGCAAGCGTGCTTACGCCATGCAGGGCGAGACGAGCTCGCCGTTCAAGCGCGTGGCTGAAGTGGATGTCGCGCAGTCGGTGGCGAAGCCGCTTGAGCAGAGCAGTGCCGAATACGCGCGGATGGATCAGCAGCAGGCCGAGAAGCCGGTGGTTTCGCAGCCGGTGCAGACGCAGCAACCGCAGGCGCCGCAGCAGTCGCACGGCCCCTGA
- a CDS encoding DUF2235 domain-containing protein: protein MKRIIVCADGTWNVQDQINDGSKTRRPTNVTKLARAILPTDANGITQLVIYREGVGTGPGMDKWTGGAFGDGIEDNIVALYRSILYNYEPGDELFFFGFSRGAFTARSLAGFLTFAGLLRKTDDYYTPDFYACYESGQGPGSEAWATAIHHLEGERIFPTIKMIGVWDTVGSLGAPGLLGQVLNDKKYVYHQVGLSDEIENAFHALAIDERRKPFVPTLWEKPPGWRGHLEQVWFAGVHCNVGGGYPHDGLANEALWWLAGEAAALGLAIDTRYLKPFVPHADGQLYDSMDLKYRLMGAYLRPIGTQAHGEEAIHTSVITRLSGNDPKYTPPNAQAYVAQPNMKVATTKPIP, encoded by the coding sequence ATGAAACGGATCATTGTGTGCGCCGATGGTACCTGGAACGTGCAGGACCAGATCAACGACGGCAGCAAGACACGGCGCCCGACCAATGTCACCAAGCTGGCACGCGCCATCCTGCCCACCGATGCCAACGGCATCACCCAGCTGGTGATCTATCGCGAAGGCGTCGGCACCGGACCGGGCATGGACAAATGGACCGGCGGCGCGTTCGGCGATGGCATAGAGGACAACATCGTCGCGCTCTATCGAAGCATCCTCTACAACTACGAACCCGGTGACGAGCTGTTCTTCTTCGGCTTCAGCCGTGGCGCTTTCACGGCACGCAGCCTGGCCGGCTTCCTGACGTTCGCCGGCCTGCTGAGGAAGACCGACGATTACTACACCCCCGATTTCTACGCCTGCTACGAAAGCGGGCAGGGGCCGGGCAGCGAGGCATGGGCGACGGCCATCCACCATCTGGAAGGCGAGCGCATCTTCCCGACGATCAAGATGATCGGCGTCTGGGACACCGTCGGCTCCCTGGGAGCGCCCGGGCTGCTGGGCCAGGTGCTCAACGACAAGAAGTACGTCTACCACCAGGTCGGGTTATCCGACGAGATAGAGAACGCCTTCCACGCGCTGGCCATCGACGAACGGCGCAAGCCCTTCGTGCCGACACTGTGGGAGAAACCGCCCGGCTGGAGGGGGCACCTGGAGCAGGTCTGGTTCGCCGGGGTCCACTGCAATGTCGGCGGTGGCTATCCGCATGATGGACTCGCCAACGAAGCCTTGTGGTGGCTCGCTGGGGAAGCTGCAGCCCTTGGCCTGGCCATCGACACTCGCTACCTCAAGCCCTTTGTGCCGCACGCCGATGGCCAGCTGTACGACTCGATGGACCTCAAGTATCGACTCATGGGCGCCTACCTTCGGCCGATCGGCACACAGGCCCATGGGGAAGAGGCGATCCATACCTCGGTGATCACGCGTCTTTCGGGCAACGATCCCAAGTACACACCGCCCAATGCCCAGGCCTACGTCGCGCAACCGAACATGAAGGTCGCGACGACCAAGCCCATTCCGTAG
- a CDS encoding acyl-CoA-binding protein has translation MGQAFEQAQLDVKQLSGSPSDDELLQLYGLLRQGTVGDADLSGNPGIFDIRAKAKLDAWKRVSDQGLSQDEVEKQYVELVERLKKSYGSDAG, from the coding sequence ATGGGTCAGGCATTTGAACAAGCGCAATTGGATGTGAAGCAGTTGAGTGGCAGTCCGTCAGATGACGAATTGCTGCAGCTCTACGGGCTTCTTCGCCAAGGGACGGTCGGCGACGCCGACCTAAGCGGTAATCCAGGCATATTCGACATTCGAGCCAAGGCGAAATTGGATGCCTGGAAGCGCGTGTCGGATCAAGGCTTGTCTCAGGATGAAGTCGAAAAGCAGTACGTAGAACTCGTCGAGCGGCTAAAAAAGAGCTACGGATCCGACGCAGGTTAG
- a CDS encoding HipA domain-containing protein, whose amino-acid sequence MKFSEPVDDRPAARRWADLLISEHLADQLLAEQEGADARTDLVWSQGRVCLEVTRFDRVGVHGWRGCLTLAAWSDAHDGDRDDWPGTALRMQQHGWIESDAVEQVRKRWWFGRLIANSDMHFGNLSFFLGDALPLQLTPSYDMLPMLYRPATSGELVAREFRSPSPTPADLAFWTVAAEWADAYWQRVSAHAEISADFRHIAATNREAISRARIRFEVGS is encoded by the coding sequence GTGAAGTTCAGCGAGCCCGTTGACGATCGTCCAGCGGCGCGTCGATGGGCCGATCTGCTCATCAGCGAACACTTGGCCGACCAGTTGCTCGCCGAACAGGAGGGAGCCGACGCCCGCACTGATCTGGTGTGGTCGCAAGGACGCGTCTGTCTGGAAGTGACTCGATTCGATCGCGTGGGGGTGCACGGATGGCGAGGATGCTTGACGCTTGCAGCATGGAGCGACGCACATGACGGCGACCGGGATGATTGGCCCGGCACGGCATTACGCATGCAACAGCATGGGTGGATCGAGAGCGACGCCGTGGAACAGGTGCGGAAGCGTTGGTGGTTCGGACGCCTGATTGCAAACAGCGACATGCATTTTGGCAATCTAAGCTTCTTCCTGGGTGACGCGCTTCCGCTTCAACTTACCCCGAGCTATGACATGTTGCCGATGTTGTATCGGCCGGCGACAAGCGGTGAACTGGTCGCGCGAGAGTTCCGGTCACCGTCGCCGACGCCTGCTGATCTCGCATTCTGGACGGTGGCTGCCGAGTGGGCTGACGCCTATTGGCAGCGCGTGTCTGCACACGCAGAGATCAGTGCGGACTTTCGACACATTGCTGCGACCAACCGGGAAGCCATCTCGAGAGCACGCATTCGATTCGAAGTCGGTAGCTAG
- a CDS encoding restriction endonuclease, with protein MQCKRENFYEVTHNVVHQLIGVMHTQHATRAIVVITGAFSAAAITAAAEFPQIELIDGVGLRRMLSETGDLPTAHWAGDPLSTMAGNKPSKPSWTKKDRKGVFLLIQAGLTIGVLLLGYYLVIPAIFKNMTTSLVHASQHVSVPQPAPVVKPSMPRTPAPTGHVSDNVLADPTPPPAISKMSKKEAQEWERKNAESMRILEKTTAPLDQ; from the coding sequence GTGCAGTGCAAGCGAGAGAATTTCTACGAGGTAACGCATAACGTCGTTCACCAGCTGATCGGCGTGATGCATACCCAGCACGCCACGCGGGCTATCGTCGTCATCACGGGAGCGTTCAGCGCGGCCGCCATCACCGCAGCCGCCGAGTTCCCGCAGATCGAGTTGATCGATGGCGTGGGTCTGCGGCGCATGCTCTCGGAAACCGGCGATCTGCCGACGGCTCACTGGGCCGGGGATCCGCTGTCGACCATGGCCGGTAATAAGCCATCGAAACCGTCGTGGACGAAAAAGGATCGAAAAGGCGTGTTCTTGCTCATCCAGGCAGGACTGACGATCGGCGTTCTGCTGCTCGGCTACTACCTCGTCATCCCCGCCATATTCAAGAACATGACGACCTCGCTCGTTCACGCGTCTCAACACGTGTCGGTCCCACAGCCAGCGCCCGTTGTGAAGCCTTCGATGCCGCGTACTCCGGCACCGACAGGCCATGTGTCCGACAACGTGCTCGCTGATCCGACGCCTCCTCCAGCAATTTCAAAGATGAGCAAGAAGGAAGCACAGGAGTGGGAACGAAAGAACGCGGAATCGATGCGGATTCTGGAGAAGACGACCGCTCCATTGGACCAGTGA
- a CDS encoding lysozyme inhibitor LprI family protein, which produces MRTVHTLAITLALLVTGSSAFAADSTSQVIKRQAPKGITATFYTCVDKAGSDATAQGACLATEKKTQDTRLNTTYKALTAKLTGNAKANLLTSERAWLEFHNRNGDFEAALYGDEPVADLQVTQNEIFSIAERADALDKYLTIANDQ; this is translated from the coding sequence ATGAGAACGGTCCACACGCTCGCCATCACTCTCGCCCTTCTCGTCACCGGCAGCAGTGCCTTCGCCGCCGACAGCACCAGCCAGGTCATCAAGCGCCAGGCCCCCAAAGGCATCACGGCCACGTTCTATACGTGCGTCGACAAGGCCGGTTCCGACGCCACGGCGCAAGGCGCCTGCCTCGCCACCGAAAAGAAGACCCAGGACACGCGGCTCAACACCACCTACAAGGCGCTGACCGCCAAGCTCACCGGCAACGCCAAGGCCAATCTGCTGACGTCCGAACGCGCCTGGCTCGAGTTCCACAACCGGAACGGCGACTTCGAAGCCGCCCTGTATGGCGACGAGCCTGTAGCCGATCTTCAGGTCACGCAGAACGAAATCTTCAGCATCGCCGAACGCGCCGATGCCCTGGACAAGTACCTCACCATCGCCAACGACCAATAA
- a CDS encoding VOC family protein — translation MLDHVFISVSDIDRSIAFYTTALAPLGITQRVDYDGKYGPPGHPDLKGFGVDGRIVFWLRKGVVEGRSAHVGFVASSNATVDAAYDAAIAAGATDNGAPGARLYYDPRYYAANVFDPDGYSLEFVYKSWQHAA, via the coding sequence ATGTTGGATCATGTTTTCATCTCCGTCAGCGATATCGATCGTTCCATCGCTTTCTATACGACCGCGCTCGCGCCGCTCGGCATCACGCAGCGGGTCGATTACGACGGTAAATACGGTCCGCCAGGGCATCCGGACCTCAAGGGGTTTGGTGTGGACGGACGCATCGTCTTCTGGTTGAGGAAGGGCGTCGTGGAAGGTAGGTCCGCGCATGTTGGCTTCGTGGCGTCGAGTAACGCCACGGTCGATGCGGCTTATGACGCCGCGATCGCTGCGGGTGCGACGGACAACGGTGCACCGGGTGCGCGCCTGTACTACGACCCGCGCTACTACGCGGCCAATGTGTTCGACCCTGATGGTTACAGCCTGGAGTTCGTGTACAAGAGCTGGCAGCACGCGGCATGA
- a CDS encoding restriction endonuclease, with protein MKSVRHRHDDALSRVTWGAFEHLVAEHFRRQGYRVEHTGTGESSRLTDGGIDLTLYREQELVVVQCKHWNSFQVPHNDVHQLIGVMHTAGATAAIVITSGEFTTAACEAAAKFRHIKLIDGKTIRAMLGPVAEPIDEAPALPAFPAWTGAARPPVRQTRQHRTDRAAAVAAVAAVVVMAGALVMLYTFYIHEIQQAQMARLLDAQKPVATQQRAAAPPPSVLPGLTSGLRMVETMRTRPPVIHHAADEHEVVAALEDKKPIATVLKDQ; from the coding sequence ATGAAGTCCGTGCGCCATCGTCACGACGATGCACTGAGCCGGGTCACCTGGGGTGCTTTCGAGCACCTGGTCGCGGAGCACTTCCGTCGGCAAGGCTATCGCGTCGAGCACACCGGTACCGGTGAAAGCAGCAGGCTCACGGACGGCGGTATCGACCTCACGCTCTACCGCGAACAGGAACTCGTCGTCGTCCAGTGCAAGCACTGGAACTCCTTCCAGGTGCCCCACAACGACGTACATCAGCTCATCGGCGTGATGCATACCGCGGGAGCGACAGCCGCCATCGTGATCACCTCGGGTGAGTTCACCACCGCGGCCTGCGAGGCCGCCGCGAAGTTCCGGCACATCAAGCTCATCGACGGCAAGACCATCCGGGCGATGCTCGGGCCGGTTGCTGAGCCGATCGACGAGGCACCGGCCTTGCCCGCGTTTCCCGCCTGGACCGGCGCAGCGCGACCGCCCGTGAGACAGACGCGCCAGCACCGGACAGATCGTGCCGCAGCAGTCGCCGCGGTGGCGGCCGTCGTCGTGATGGCCGGGGCGCTGGTGATGCTTTACACCTTTTACATTCATGAGATTCAGCAGGCGCAGATGGCGAGGCTGCTGGATGCTCAAAAGCCAGTGGCGACCCAGCAACGCGCGGCCGCTCCGCCGCCCTCTGTCCTGCCAGGACTAACGTCCGGCCTGAGGATGGTCGAGACGATGCGAACGCGTCCGCCTGTGATCCACCATGCCGCCGATGAGCACGAAGTCGTCGCTGCGCTGGAAGACAAGAAGCCGATCGCCACCGTGCTGAAAGATCAGTAA
- a CDS encoding nuclear transport factor 2 family protein, whose translation MTTAAHVSSATDQLAVTDALYRFATGIDLKDRDLLASSLAEDAVSDFRAAAAKAGFEYPVLEGRDTIVSALSTSLTSLDTTHSVSNPRVTIDADTARLEAMVEAQHVPKNNASMHYLMKNRYDVQLIRQGDAWVIKHVAIDNVWRDGDPAVLAGV comes from the coding sequence ATGACCACCGCCGCGCACGTTTCGTCCGCTACCGACCAGCTCGCCGTCACCGACGCCCTCTATCGCTTTGCCACCGGCATCGATCTCAAGGACCGCGATCTGCTCGCATCGTCACTTGCAGAAGATGCCGTATCCGACTTCCGCGCCGCTGCGGCGAAGGCCGGCTTTGAGTACCCCGTGCTTGAAGGACGGGACACGATCGTCAGTGCACTGTCGACCTCGCTGACTTCGCTCGACACGACACATTCGGTGAGCAACCCGCGCGTGACCATCGACGCGGACACAGCCCGCCTGGAGGCCATGGTGGAAGCCCAGCACGTACCGAAGAACAATGCCTCCATGCACTACCTCATGAAGAACCGCTACGACGTGCAGCTGATCCGGCAGGGTGACGCCTGGGTCATCAAGCATGTCGCGATCGACAACGTGTGGCGCGACGGCGACCCGGCGGTGCTTGCGGGCGTCTGA
- a CDS encoding SDR family NAD(P)-dependent oxidoreductase, giving the protein MKVIVITGGSRGIGASTAIQCAELGMGVILTYKNQPEAAASVVERIEALGGKAVALALDVADANSFASFRDDVRRTLASTWGDSSLAGLVNNAGYGLFNPLETVTQEQFDGLMNVHLKGPFFLTQALLPLLADGASIVNLTSATTRVATAGVAPYAAFKGGLEVLTRYMAKEFGGRRIRANAVSPGAIRTELGGGLNDEFEAMLAGQTALGRVGEPEDVGRVIASLLSDDSGWINAQSIEVAGGYNI; this is encoded by the coding sequence ATGAAAGTCATTGTCATCACCGGCGGTAGCCGAGGCATCGGTGCCAGCACCGCCATCCAGTGCGCCGAGCTGGGCATGGGCGTGATCCTTACCTATAAGAACCAACCCGAGGCCGCGGCGTCGGTCGTCGAACGGATCGAAGCGCTCGGTGGCAAGGCGGTCGCCCTGGCTCTCGATGTGGCCGACGCGAACAGCTTTGCTTCGTTTCGCGACGATGTCCGCCGCACCTTGGCCTCTACCTGGGGCGACAGCTCACTCGCTGGCCTCGTGAACAACGCCGGCTATGGCCTGTTCAATCCGTTGGAAACCGTGACGCAGGAACAGTTCGATGGCCTGATGAACGTCCATCTCAAGGGACCGTTCTTCCTGACCCAGGCGCTGCTGCCGCTGCTGGCCGACGGCGCCAGTATCGTGAACCTGACGAGCGCGACGACGCGTGTCGCCACCGCGGGTGTGGCGCCTTACGCCGCCTTCAAAGGTGGCCTCGAAGTGCTGACGCGCTACATGGCGAAGGAGTTTGGCGGCCGTCGCATTCGGGCGAACGCGGTCTCGCCGGGTGCCATCCGTACCGAACTGGGCGGCGGCCTGAACGACGAGTTCGAAGCGATGCTCGCCGGGCAGACAGCGCTCGGCCGCGTCGGCGAGCCGGAGGATGTGGGTCGCGTGATCGCGAGTCTGCTGTCTGACGACAGCGGCTGGATCAATGCGCAGTCGATCGAAGTCGCCGGTGGCTACAATATCTAA
- a CDS encoding FAD-dependent oxidoreductase yields the protein MSNDSDSAPVGPDFSQGVYASTIPEDGVFAGHVNGEAIIVARTSDGIVALGGACSHYSGPLHEGLRVGDTINCPLHHACFDLRTGRALKAPALAPVARWKVDEEGGKVFIREALPDEVPPAPALLADKHFVIVGGGASGFAAAQRLRQHGFAGGITMISADADAPYDRPNVSKDYLAGTAEPEWMPLKDEAFYADLKIVVKLDTVVRSIDAGLRSVALASGESLVYDKLLLATGAEPIRPAAPGFDQPHVHTLRSMKDAERVIADVDSHDVVAVIGSSFIGLEAAASLRHRGIEVHVIGPELIPLRSKFGPSIGTMIKALHEENGVVFHLGRRAEGYADGAVQLDDGSSVRATRVVLGIGVKPRLQLAEAAGVRIEGGVLVDASMRSSDPDIFATGDIARYPGRHGEPARVEHWVLAERHGQVAAAGMLDIDDPFEEPPFFWSVHYDTTIRYVGHAEDWDAIREEGSVADKDAEVRYEKDGRVIAVATINRDLDSLKAAEMLKGVA from the coding sequence ATGTCTAACGATTCTGACTCCGCACCCGTCGGTCCCGATTTCAGCCAGGGCGTGTATGCGTCCACGATTCCCGAGGACGGTGTCTTCGCCGGCCATGTGAACGGTGAAGCGATCATCGTGGCGCGCACCAGCGACGGCATCGTGGCGCTGGGTGGCGCCTGCAGTCACTACAGCGGTCCCTTGCACGAGGGTCTGCGCGTCGGCGACACCATTAACTGTCCACTGCATCACGCTTGTTTCGATCTGAGGACGGGCCGCGCGCTGAAGGCGCCGGCACTCGCGCCCGTCGCGCGCTGGAAAGTGGACGAGGAGGGCGGCAAGGTGTTCATTCGTGAAGCGTTGCCTGATGAGGTGCCGCCGGCTCCGGCGTTGCTGGCGGACAAGCATTTCGTGATCGTGGGTGGTGGGGCGTCCGGCTTCGCGGCGGCGCAGCGCCTTCGCCAGCATGGGTTTGCCGGCGGTATCACCATGATCAGCGCCGATGCGGACGCGCCGTACGACCGGCCGAACGTGTCCAAGGACTATCTGGCCGGCACGGCCGAGCCGGAGTGGATGCCGCTGAAGGACGAGGCGTTCTACGCGGATCTGAAGATCGTCGTGAAGCTGGATACGGTCGTCCGTTCGATCGATGCGGGTTTGCGGTCGGTCGCGCTCGCGTCCGGCGAGTCCCTGGTCTACGACAAACTCCTCCTGGCGACGGGCGCGGAGCCGATTCGCCCCGCGGCGCCGGGCTTCGATCAGCCGCACGTGCATACCTTGCGGAGCATGAAGGACGCCGAGCGTGTGATCGCCGATGTGGACAGCCACGATGTCGTCGCGGTGATCGGCAGCAGCTTCATCGGTCTCGAAGCGGCAGCATCGCTGCGCCATCGTGGTATCGAGGTGCACGTGATCGGGCCGGAGCTGATTCCCCTGCGTAGCAAGTTCGGGCCGTCGATCGGAACGATGATCAAGGCCTTGCACGAGGAGAACGGCGTGGTGTTCCATCTCGGTCGTCGCGCGGAAGGCTATGCCGACGGCGCCGTGCAGCTCGATGACGGCAGCTCGGTGCGCGCGACACGTGTGGTACTCGGTATCGGCGTCAAGCCGCGTCTACAACTTGCCGAGGCGGCCGGTGTGCGCATCGAAGGCGGCGTCCTTGTCGACGCGTCGATGCGCTCCTCCGATCCGGACATCTTCGCGACCGGCGACATCGCCCGCTACCCGGGCAGGCACGGCGAGCCTGCACGCGTCGAACACTGGGTGCTCGCCGAGCGCCACGGCCAGGTCGCGGCGGCGGGCATGCTCGACATCGACGATCCGTTCGAAGAGCCGCCATTCTTCTGGAGCGTCCATTACGACACCACCATCCGCTACGTCGGCCATGCCGAGGACTGGGATGCGATTCGCGAGGAAGGCTCGGTGGCGGACAAGGACGCCGAGGTGCGCTACGAGAAAGATGGGCGCGTGATTGCTGTGGCGACGATCAATCGGGACCTGGATTCGCTGAAGGCGGCGGAGATGTTGAAGGGAGTGGCCTGA
- a CDS encoding AraC family transcriptional regulator, translated as MVQGAIPQHELAGVYDPMINLILQGGKSMTVGDRTLHYDPATYFVMSVDLPAVGAVRPSAEGEPYLAVSLTLDPAIVATLLADLPRPSAENRGVAAFSVAAVTPELMDAWVRMLRLMKRPQDVPALAPAYEREILYRVLQGPLGWMLSDIATPDSALSRVGHAIEWIRRDFAQPLRIEALAERAAMSSSAFHRHFKAVTALSPLQYQKRLRLLQARKLLMGGAGNVTTVALDVGYESPTQFSREYARAFGLPPTQDAARIVAEARRHGVSSAP; from the coding sequence ATGGTGCAGGGAGCGATCCCACAGCATGAACTGGCCGGCGTGTACGACCCCATGATCAACCTGATCCTGCAGGGCGGAAAATCCATGACCGTGGGCGACCGGACCCTGCACTACGATCCGGCGACCTACTTCGTCATGTCCGTGGATCTGCCTGCCGTCGGCGCGGTACGGCCCTCCGCAGAGGGCGAGCCTTATCTCGCAGTGAGCCTCACGCTCGATCCCGCGATCGTCGCCACCTTGCTGGCCGACCTGCCCCGCCCGTCGGCAGAGAATCGTGGCGTGGCAGCGTTCTCGGTTGCCGCCGTGACACCGGAACTCATGGATGCCTGGGTGCGGATGCTCCGTCTGATGAAACGCCCACAGGACGTTCCCGCGCTGGCGCCTGCGTACGAGCGCGAGATTCTGTACCGGGTCCTGCAGGGCCCCCTCGGCTGGATGCTCAGCGACATCGCCACGCCCGACAGTGCGCTGTCGCGCGTGGGTCACGCCATCGAGTGGATCCGGCGTGACTTCGCGCAACCGTTACGCATCGAGGCACTCGCGGAGCGGGCGGCCATGAGCTCCTCGGCGTTCCATCGTCACTTCAAGGCCGTTACCGCGCTCAGTCCCTTGCAGTACCAGAAACGTCTCCGCCTGTTGCAGGCGCGGAAGCTGCTCATGGGCGGCGCGGGTAACGTCACCACGGTCGCACTGGATGTGGGCTACGAAAGCCCGACCCAGTTCAGCCGCGAATACGCGCGTGCCTTCGGCTTGCCACCCACGCAGGACGCCGCACGCATCGTTGCCGAGGCGCGGCGGCATGGGGTTTCTTCCGCCCCGTAG
- a CDS encoding winged helix-turn-helix transcriptional regulator, translating to MPRKKLSAELAAVPVDNAETSDTSNRLLLDQIADKWSILILAALCAGPLRFNEIRRRLDGITQKALAQSLRRLERNGILARRVIPSSQVAVEYSVTPLGRTLEEPFRVLFDWTVDHSPAVMQARAAYDARPTELA from the coding sequence ATGCCGCGCAAGAAACTGTCCGCCGAGCTCGCCGCCGTGCCCGTCGACAACGCCGAGACTTCGGACACGTCCAACCGCCTCCTGCTCGATCAGATTGCCGATAAGTGGTCCATCCTGATCCTGGCCGCACTCTGCGCGGGACCGCTCCGCTTCAACGAAATCAGGCGCCGGCTCGACGGGATCACCCAAAAAGCACTCGCCCAGAGCCTGCGCCGCCTCGAACGCAACGGCATCCTCGCCCGGCGTGTCATCCCAAGCTCTCAGGTCGCGGTGGAATACAGCGTCACGCCGCTGGGCCGAACCCTGGAAGAGCCGTTCCGGGTGCTCTTCGACTGGACGGTCGATCACTCCCCCGCCGTTATGCAGGCCCGCGCGGCGTATGACGCCAGACCCACCGAATTGGCATAG